The DNA segment TTGAAGAAGAAGCAGAAATGCCACCGTTTTTTTACACATCGTCTGATCTTGCATCGTCTTTGAAGGTTTCTGCTCCAAGTATGAAAACAATAGTTAATTATTTGTATCATCGTGGTTTTCTCGTTTCTCGAACTCATTTTCATGAGGTTGGTTTTAAAACCAATGCGCCTTATCCGGTGGTGAAGGAAGTTTTTATACAACAAAAACGATGACTGGTTTGGAATGAAGAAGTATGGTAAAAAAAATTCGTGTTGGTGTTCTTGCCTCAGGTACAGGTACTGATTTGCAGAGTATCATAGATGCCTCTGAGCAACATATGATTGATGCAACGGTGGTCTGTGTGGTGAGTGATAAGAAGAATGCGTTTGCACTTCAACGTGCAAAAAAGCATAATATTCCTGGTTTTTTTATTGATCCGACGAAGAAAACACGGTTTGAACATGAAGAGGAAATCAATAAAATATTATTAGATTATAAGGTTGATTTGGTGGTTGGTGCGGGATATATGCGGTTGTTGTCTTCTCAGTTTGTTCGGAAATGGTTTGGAAAACTCATCAATATTCACCCTGCGCTACTCCCTTCATTTAAAGGGACTAACGGTCAAAAAGATGCTCTAGACTATGGAGTAAAGATCACAGGGTGTACCACGCATTTCATGGATGAGGAGATGGATCATGGTCCGATTATCCTGCAAGCAGCTGTAAAAGTATTAGCTGATGATACTCGAGATACACTTGCTGCTCGAATCCTAGAGGTGGAACATCAGATTCTCCCCAGGACAATTCAGCTGTATGCTGAAGATCGGTTAAAAATCAACGGTCGGAAAGTTGAGATTCTTCCGGGTGAATCCTGGTGTAAGCTCCATCGTTGTATCCCAGATGTTCTTTATTCAGAAGGTTATTAGAATTATGGATAGCAATGAGGCGTTGAGCTGGTTAGAATCATATACTCAGTACGGATGGAAATTTGGTTTAGACCGTATCAATATATTATGCGAACTGTTAGGTAATCCACAGAACGATCTCGCATGTATTCATGTTGGTG comes from the Candidatus Thermoplasmatota archaeon genome and includes:
- the purN gene encoding phosphoribosylglycinamide formyltransferase, giving the protein MVKKIRVGVLASGTGTDLQSIIDASEQHMIDATVVCVVSDKKNAFALQRAKKHNIPGFFIDPTKKTRFEHEEEINKILLDYKVDLVVGAGYMRLLSSQFVRKWFGKLINIHPALLPSFKGTNGQKDALDYGVKITGCTTHFMDEEMDHGPIILQAAVKVLADDTRDTLAARILEVEHQILPRTIQLYAEDRLKINGRKVEILPGESWCKLHRCIPDVLYSEGY